Part of the Oncorhynchus tshawytscha isolate Ot180627B linkage group LG07, Otsh_v2.0, whole genome shotgun sequence genome, CATGGTCAAACACAAATACGTACAGACTGATGGCCAGGCCAGCAcgtccctctgctctctatcATGTGGCCCAATAATGACCAAAGACCAGAGAGTTTACTAGAACAAAGAGATGACTTTGGTGTCCAAATACTGTATCAAAATAGGAATGACCACATTGCTGATTACTAAATAGTGATTGTGTTTTAAGATATTGCTGATCAACCAAGATGCAGAAACAATTGGTCATAAAATGCAGAGGTAACGTGTTTAATCTTCAGAGAAATGAACAAATAAGATGTAGGAGGTCTTACCTGATGTGGGGTCCCTTGGTCAGACAGTCGAGCCTATTATCAGGAAGAAGAACTGAGGGATTGAGGGCTAGAGGAAGTAAGGAGGATATATTGGTGTTAGAGCCAGACGTGTGTGCACATTGTTGTGTGTACGTATGTGGGCTGCCTGTCACATATTCAGGAAGAAAAAtatatggtacacacacacacacactttctgtggttgttattcctctcctctccctatcctcctccATATGTATGAGCCAGAGGGCCATGTGAGGCGCTGAGGCTGTCAGGCTGGGTTGAGCGGGCAAGGACACTagca contains:
- the LOC112255442 gene encoding cytochrome c oxidase subunit NDUFA4-like, with protein sequence MALWLIHMEEDRERRGITTTETLNPSVLLPDNRLDCLTKGPHISWNRKNNPDPWNTYGPHYQYKLVAVNMDYKALKKEGPDF